Proteins encoded in a region of the Acidobacteriota bacterium genome:
- a CDS encoding PBP1A family penicillin-binding protein — protein MARERKIVEKEIGSIERKNGLLAKAAWFTAALLLALAAGGLTGVLASYYLNNSRYSVEVSALATYRPPQVTTIYADDGETILAEFAIEKRIPIKESDIPQNVEDALIAIEDFRYYDHIGIDPYRIAGAVYKNFTTGSTEGASTITQQLAKNLFLYKDQTYTRKVNEWMVALQIERFYTKRQILEMYMNYVFLGAGAYGFEAGSRTYFGKSLNDLTLEEAALLAAIPKSPEYSPTRNIKRAEMRRNIVLDQMAKYFPERYSQAAVNAAKAKPIKLADTAYYQSLPKSTPWDYPVEEVRKYLEDRYTTRVAQGGLKVYTTINVEAQKIATRVIRERLRSFDKGRRWRSDYKDILVDNDGQPITDQKEREKTLNAFKHADWYGDEYEEGEYIKGLVVTQNPVADEVGVRFGRYKAVVRSKDMGRSGKRPKDELKPGYLAEFLIKKVDNEKQMLEVQLEQVPEIQAAITTVNAKTGEIAAMVGGYDFHTNRFNNATQGLRQTGSAYKPFIYAAAVEDGMTPDMIVSGAPLKRGGWQPSNYDGSPSHPNVPMKVALAKSYNLAAVHLLDQVGIQAGAQMVRRFGITNPMAPSLPSALGASEASLLEMVAGFGVFPNKGVRIQPHLIRKVYSRDGTLLEEFDGSSSRVTSEYVALTMVDMMRGVTSGGGTAAGASAAGHPLAGKTGTVNKHTDVWFIGYTPTYVTGVWMGNPLRKESIGRGMTGGGTALPIFNAFMNPFMKDKPRDTFPGVPPIPSEIRALMERNKREEAEKLARAELAAARSGASTQTVETETTETQTGTGSAVTTLRPGNDQRPTVPEPPPPVIRPQPQTEPRRVPDAKPPSQPEGTQRKGKKGDG, from the coding sequence ATGGCGAGAGAAAGAAAGATCGTTGAGAAAGAGATCGGCTCTATTGAGCGGAAGAATGGATTGTTGGCGAAGGCTGCCTGGTTCACCGCAGCACTGCTTTTGGCACTTGCGGCCGGAGGCCTCACCGGCGTTTTGGCCTCGTATTATCTCAACAATTCGCGGTATTCCGTCGAGGTCTCGGCACTTGCGACATATCGGCCGCCGCAGGTGACCACGATCTATGCAGACGACGGCGAGACGATCCTTGCCGAGTTTGCGATCGAAAAGCGTATTCCGATCAAGGAAAGCGACATCCCGCAAAACGTTGAGGACGCCCTCATCGCGATCGAGGATTTTCGCTATTACGACCACATCGGCATTGACCCCTATCGCATCGCGGGTGCCGTTTACAAGAACTTCACCACCGGGTCGACCGAGGGTGCCTCGACGATAACGCAGCAGCTTGCCAAGAATCTTTTTCTCTACAAAGATCAGACCTACACCCGAAAGGTCAACGAATGGATGGTCGCGCTCCAGATCGAACGCTTTTATACAAAGCGGCAGATCCTTGAGATGTACATGAACTACGTCTTCCTCGGAGCAGGGGCATATGGATTTGAGGCCGGGTCAAGGACGTATTTCGGCAAATCGCTGAACGACCTGACCCTTGAGGAAGCCGCACTGCTCGCCGCCATCCCGAAGTCACCCGAATATTCGCCTACAAGGAACATAAAGCGGGCAGAGATGCGGCGCAATATCGTGCTCGATCAGATGGCGAAGTATTTCCCCGAGCGCTATTCGCAGGCCGCCGTTAACGCGGCTAAGGCGAAGCCGATCAAGCTTGCCGATACAGCCTATTACCAGTCGCTTCCGAAATCGACGCCGTGGGATTACCCGGTCGAGGAAGTTCGCAAGTATCTCGAGGATAGATACACGACCCGCGTCGCTCAAGGCGGGCTGAAGGTCTACACGACCATTAACGTCGAAGCCCAAAAGATCGCCACACGCGTCATTCGCGAACGGCTGCGGTCCTTCGATAAGGGACGCAGATGGCGGTCGGATTACAAGGACATACTTGTCGACAACGACGGCCAGCCGATCACCGACCAGAAAGAACGAGAGAAAACTCTGAACGCCTTCAAGCACGCCGATTGGTACGGCGACGAGTACGAAGAGGGCGAGTACATCAAGGGGCTTGTCGTGACTCAGAATCCGGTCGCTGATGAGGTCGGAGTTCGGTTTGGGCGCTACAAAGCGGTCGTTCGCAGTAAGGATATGGGCCGGAGCGGCAAGCGGCCAAAGGACGAGCTCAAGCCGGGATATCTTGCGGAGTTTTTGATCAAGAAGGTCGATAACGAGAAGCAAATGCTTGAGGTCCAGCTTGAGCAGGTGCCCGAGATCCAGGCCGCGATCACTACCGTTAATGCCAAGACCGGCGAGATCGCTGCGATGGTCGGCGGATATGATTTTCATACCAATCGATTTAACAACGCGACGCAGGGACTTCGGCAGACCGGTTCGGCCTACAAGCCATTCATTTATGCCGCAGCGGTTGAGGACGGTATGACGCCGGACATGATCGTAAGCGGTGCCCCGCTCAAGCGGGGCGGTTGGCAGCCTTCTAACTACGACGGATCGCCGAGCCACCCGAATGTGCCGATGAAGGTCGCCCTTGCCAAGTCGTATAACCTCGCTGCCGTGCATTTGCTCGATCAGGTCGGGATTCAGGCGGGTGCCCAGATGGTCCGTCGGTTCGGTATCACAAACCCGATGGCTCCGAGCCTTCCGTCAGCACTTGGAGCTTCTGAAGCTTCGCTGCTCGAAATGGTCGCGGGCTTCGGCGTCTTCCCTAATAAGGGCGTTCGGATTCAGCCACATCTTATCCGTAAGGTTTATAGCCGCGACGGCACGTTGCTGGAAGAGTTTGACGGCTCGAGCAGCCGCGTTACGAGTGAATACGTTGCACTCACGATGGTCGATATGATGCGTGGCGTGACATCCGGCGGCGGAACGGCGGCCGGGGCGAGTGCAGCCGGCCATCCGCTTGCCGGCAAGACCGGAACGGTAAATAAACATACTGACGTTTGGTTCATTGGTTACACGCCGACATACGTTACGGGTGTTTGGATGGGCAATCCGCTAAGGAAGGAATCGATCGGCCGCGGCATGACCGGCGGCGGCACGGCACTTCCGATCTTCAATGCCTTTATGAACCCGTTCATGAAGGACAAGCCCCGAGACACGTTTCCGGGCGTGCCCCCAATTCCCTCTGAGATCCGGGCATTGATGGAGCGAAACAAACGCGAAGAGGCTGAGAAGCTTGCCCGTGCAGAGCTTGCGGCAGCAAGATCGGGAGCAAGCACGCAGACGGTTGAAACTGAGACCACCGAGACTCAGACCGGCACGGGCTCAGCAGTCACGACACTACGTCCCGGCAATGATCAGCGGCCGACAGTCCCCGAGCCGCCGCCGCCGGTCATTCGCCCGCAACCGCAGACTGAACCGCGAAGAGTACCTGACGCTAAACCACCTTCACAACCGGAAGGCACTCAGCGCAAGGGCAAGAAGGGAGACGGCTAG